One stretch of Burkholderia oklahomensis C6786 DNA includes these proteins:
- a CDS encoding MFS transporter — MDTHTPHPALSRAALVRIVSTVSAGFVITQLDVTIVNVALARIGIDLRTGVAGLQWIVDAYTLALAGLMLSAGALGDRFGARRLFAAGLALFAVASFVCGIAANATTLIAARALQGFAAAAMLPNSLALLNRACAHDPRLRARAVGWWTASGAISIAAGPVIGGVLIAQFGWRSIFFVNLPLCAAGLAATLRWIDKDETSAAASGKGAASASRFADSTANTEASRPIAAVRAADIRPRGIDLPGQCLAAVALTLFTGAVIDWHPTLVAVALAAAAAFVFVESRSAHPMMPLALFKQRTFSVAVLFGVCMNLSYYGIIFVLSLYLQRVRHDTPLEAGLAFLPLTGGFLLSNVASGWATAHYGARRPMIVGALIGATGFALLSMTRADTPVAALVVPFLLIPGGMGLAVPAMTTTVLASVERARAATASAVLNTARQAGGAIGVAGFGALASGALPAQIVSGLRASALVSAALFVAAAAIATAVRGVPHRASSAARTKHANPAGADAR; from the coding sequence ATGGACACGCACACTCCCCACCCCGCCCTTTCCCGCGCCGCGCTCGTGCGCATCGTCTCGACCGTGAGCGCCGGCTTCGTCATCACCCAGCTCGACGTCACGATCGTCAACGTCGCGCTCGCGCGCATCGGCATCGATCTGCGCACGGGCGTCGCGGGCCTGCAATGGATCGTCGATGCGTACACGCTCGCGCTCGCCGGGCTGATGCTGTCGGCCGGCGCGCTCGGCGACCGCTTCGGCGCACGCCGGCTGTTCGCGGCCGGGCTCGCGCTGTTCGCGGTCGCGTCGTTCGTCTGCGGCATCGCCGCGAACGCGACGACGCTGATCGCCGCACGCGCGCTGCAAGGATTCGCGGCCGCCGCGATGCTGCCGAACTCGCTCGCGCTCCTCAATCGCGCATGCGCGCACGATCCGCGGCTGCGGGCGCGCGCGGTCGGCTGGTGGACCGCGTCGGGCGCGATCTCGATCGCGGCGGGCCCGGTGATCGGCGGCGTGCTGATCGCGCAATTCGGCTGGCGCAGCATCTTCTTCGTCAATCTGCCGCTGTGCGCCGCGGGGCTCGCTGCGACGTTGCGATGGATCGACAAGGATGAAACGAGCGCGGCGGCTTCCGGCAAGGGCGCCGCCAGCGCCTCTCGCTTCGCCGATTCGACGGCGAATACGGAGGCATCCCGTCCGATCGCCGCCGTCCGCGCCGCCGACATTCGCCCGCGCGGCATCGATCTCCCCGGTCAATGCCTCGCGGCCGTCGCGCTGACGCTCTTCACCGGCGCGGTGATCGACTGGCATCCGACGCTCGTCGCCGTCGCGCTCGCGGCCGCCGCCGCGTTCGTGTTCGTCGAATCGCGCAGCGCGCATCCGATGATGCCGCTCGCGCTGTTCAAGCAGCGCACGTTCAGCGTCGCCGTGCTGTTCGGCGTCTGCATGAATCTGTCGTACTACGGCATCATCTTCGTGCTGAGCCTGTATTTGCAGCGCGTGCGGCACGACACGCCGCTCGAGGCGGGGCTCGCGTTCCTGCCGCTCACGGGCGGCTTCCTGCTGTCGAACGTCGCGAGCGGCTGGGCGACCGCGCATTACGGCGCGCGCCGGCCGATGATCGTCGGCGCGCTGATCGGCGCGACCGGGTTCGCGCTGCTCAGCATGACGCGCGCCGATACGCCGGTCGCCGCGCTCGTCGTGCCGTTCCTGCTGATTCCCGGCGGCATGGGGCTCGCCGTGCCCGCGATGACGACGACCGTGCTCGCGTCGGTCGAGCGTGCGCGCGCCGCGACTGCGTCGGCCGTGCTGAACACCGCGCGGCAGGCGGGCGGCGCGATCGGCGTCGCCGGATTCGGCGCGCTCGCGAGCGGCGCGCTGCCGGCGCAGATCGTTTCGGGCCTGCGTGCGTCGGCGCTCGTATCGGCGGCGCTCTTCGTCGCCGCAGCGGCGATCGCGACCGCGGTGCGCGGCGTGCCGCATCGCGCGTCGTCCGCCGCGCGCACGAAGCACGCGAATCCCGCAGGCGCGGACGCGCGCTGA
- a CDS encoding carbohydrate porin, producing the protein MQFSPLFGRPVRHLQRRAVRHAAFACAWLFSSAAFAEASPGAPPAAPEADLSIRAQPVTQWTGVWTRQNLLGDIGGLRPWLGKYGATLGLAETSEYLVNLRGGLKRGGTYDGLTTATLTVDTQKAFGLPGGTFNASALQIHGRNLSQYNLGTLNTASGIEAQDTTRLWELWYQQSFLDQRVDVKIGQQSLDQEFMVSQYAATFINTMFGWPALPSYDLPNGGPAYPLAALGVRVRGKITPSLTALAGVFDGDPLGNHPNDLSGTSFNLHNGTLFIGELQYALNQPADGQMDTGPSNALPGTYKIGVWYHNGRFADQQIDSAGLSLADPASSGVARAHHGDYSFYAVADQMVWRPDPTGAKSLGVFARVMAAPGDRNLVSVAANAGVVLKAPFEGRDNDSVGLAVTYIEVGSHARALDANFASFTGGPYGVRTSETALEATYQYQVTPWWQLQADAQYTFHAGAGQNPSDPAQPLRNTFVVGLRTNISF; encoded by the coding sequence ATGCAATTCTCGCCGCTCTTCGGACGCCCCGTTCGCCACCTTCAACGCCGCGCGGTCCGGCACGCGGCATTCGCCTGCGCGTGGCTCTTCAGTTCGGCCGCCTTCGCCGAAGCGTCGCCCGGCGCGCCGCCCGCGGCGCCCGAGGCCGACCTGTCGATCCGCGCGCAGCCCGTGACGCAATGGACAGGCGTGTGGACGCGCCAAAACCTGCTCGGCGACATCGGCGGCCTGCGTCCGTGGCTCGGCAAATACGGCGCCACGCTCGGCCTCGCCGAAACGAGCGAATACCTCGTGAACCTGCGCGGCGGCTTGAAGCGCGGCGGCACCTACGACGGCCTCACGACCGCGACGCTCACCGTCGACACGCAAAAGGCGTTCGGCCTGCCGGGCGGCACGTTCAACGCGAGCGCACTGCAGATTCACGGCCGCAACCTGAGCCAGTACAACCTCGGCACGCTGAACACCGCGAGCGGCATCGAGGCGCAGGACACGACGCGCCTCTGGGAGCTGTGGTATCAGCAGTCGTTCCTCGATCAGCGCGTCGACGTGAAGATCGGCCAGCAGAGCCTCGATCAGGAATTCATGGTCAGCCAGTACGCCGCGACGTTCATCAACACGATGTTCGGCTGGCCCGCGCTGCCGTCGTACGACCTGCCGAACGGCGGGCCGGCGTACCCGCTCGCCGCGCTCGGCGTGCGCGTGCGCGGCAAGATCACGCCGTCGCTGACGGCGCTCGCGGGCGTGTTCGACGGCGACCCGCTCGGCAACCATCCGAACGACCTGAGCGGCACCAGCTTCAACCTGCACAACGGCACGCTCTTCATCGGCGAGCTGCAATACGCGCTCAACCAGCCGGCCGACGGCCAGATGGACACGGGGCCGTCGAACGCGCTGCCCGGCACGTACAAGATCGGCGTCTGGTATCACAACGGACGCTTCGCCGATCAGCAGATCGACAGCGCCGGCCTGTCGCTCGCGGACCCGGCATCGAGCGGCGTCGCACGCGCGCATCACGGCGATTACAGCTTCTACGCGGTCGCCGACCAGATGGTGTGGCGGCCGGACCCGACGGGCGCGAAGAGTCTCGGCGTGTTCGCGCGCGTGATGGCCGCGCCGGGCGACCGCAACCTCGTGAGCGTCGCGGCGAACGCAGGCGTCGTGCTGAAAGCGCCGTTCGAAGGCCGCGACAACGACAGCGTCGGTCTCGCCGTCACCTACATCGAGGTCGGCTCGCACGCGCGCGCGCTCGACGCGAACTTCGCGAGCTTCACGGGCGGCCCGTACGGCGTGCGCACGAGCGAAACGGCGCTCGAGGCGACCTACCAGTACCAGGTCACGCCGTGGTGGCAATTGCAGGCGGACGCGCAATACACGTTCCACGCGGGCGCGGGCCAGAACCCGAGCGATCCGGCGCAGCCGCTGCGCAACACGTTCGTCGTCGGCCTGCGCACGAACATCTCGTTCTGA
- the efeB gene encoding iron uptake transporter deferrochelatase/peroxidase subunit has product MTDDLHSPSRLARRRGFLKAGGAAMAAGLAAAAVPAVPAVPAAANAAQAAPAGAAPHDAVEPFYGPHQGGIVTPQQSHAYFAAFDLTAATRADLIALLKTWTEAAARLARGETAQPLAAEGAGDDKPPVDSGDALGLGAAGLTITFGFGPGMFVLNGRDRYGLAHRRPAALVDLPRFNGDQLLPEKTGGDLFIQACANDAQIAFHAVRQLARLGAHAASIRWGQAGFISGKPGETPRNLMGFKDGTQNPPRDDPAAMKQFVWAGDEGPAWMKDGTYTVVRRIRITLEHWDGTELGFQEQVVGRHKYSGAPLGKRSESDPLDLDAIDADGNPVIPDNAHARLASAQANNGAQILRRAYSYNDSTNFYIERWPPWRQQTEYDAGLMFVAHQRDPRTGFIPINEKLAKLDIMNQFTTHVGSAIFACPPGARTGSYIGAALFEA; this is encoded by the coding sequence ATGACAGACGATCTCCATTCTCCTTCACGCCTCGCGCGGCGGCGCGGCTTCCTGAAAGCCGGCGGCGCGGCGATGGCGGCGGGCCTCGCGGCCGCCGCCGTACCCGCCGTACCCGCCGTACCCGCCGCGGCCAACGCGGCGCAGGCCGCGCCCGCCGGCGCGGCGCCGCACGATGCCGTCGAGCCGTTCTACGGCCCGCACCAGGGCGGCATCGTGACGCCGCAGCAGAGCCACGCGTATTTCGCGGCGTTCGACCTGACGGCCGCGACGCGCGCCGATCTGATCGCGCTCTTGAAGACCTGGACCGAAGCGGCCGCACGCCTTGCCCGCGGCGAAACCGCCCAGCCGCTCGCCGCCGAGGGAGCCGGCGACGACAAGCCGCCCGTCGATTCGGGCGATGCGCTCGGCCTCGGCGCGGCGGGCCTCACGATCACATTCGGCTTCGGGCCGGGCATGTTCGTGCTGAACGGCAGGGATCGCTACGGCCTCGCGCACCGCCGCCCGGCCGCGCTCGTCGATCTGCCGCGCTTCAACGGCGACCAGTTGCTGCCCGAGAAGACGGGCGGCGACCTTTTCATCCAGGCGTGCGCGAACGACGCGCAAATCGCGTTCCACGCGGTGCGCCAGCTCGCGCGCCTCGGCGCGCATGCCGCAAGCATCCGCTGGGGCCAGGCGGGCTTCATCTCGGGCAAGCCCGGCGAAACGCCGCGCAACCTGATGGGCTTCAAGGACGGCACGCAGAACCCGCCGCGCGACGATCCGGCCGCGATGAAGCAGTTCGTCTGGGCGGGCGACGAAGGCCCGGCATGGATGAAGGATGGCACGTACACGGTCGTGCGCCGCATCCGCATCACGCTCGAGCACTGGGACGGCACGGAGCTCGGCTTCCAGGAGCAGGTGGTCGGCCGCCACAAGTACAGCGGCGCGCCGCTCGGCAAGCGCAGCGAATCCGATCCGCTCGATCTCGACGCCATCGACGCCGACGGCAATCCGGTGATTCCGGACAACGCGCACGCGCGGCTCGCGTCCGCGCAAGCGAACAACGGCGCGCAGATCCTGCGCCGCGCGTACTCGTACAACGACAGCACGAACTTCTACATCGAGCGCTGGCCGCCGTGGCGCCAGCAGACCGAGTACGACGCGGGGCTGATGTTCGTCGCGCACCAGCGCGATCCGCGCACGGGCTTCATTCCGATCAACGAAAAGCTCGCGAAGCTCGACATCATGAACCAGTTCACGACGCACGTCGGCAGCGCGATCTTCGCGTGCCCGCCGGGTGCGCGAACAGGTTCGTACATCGGCGCCGCGCTGTTCGAAGCCTGA
- a CDS encoding DoxX family protein, producing MTRSVDSGVIFFARLLLAVLFLWGGAMKLLGYGEFVGYLKGLGVPFTQVAAPAIVALEALGGLLLVVGYKVKPLALVLAFYTLAAALIGHNFWDATNSALQRDMVVHFWKNVAIAGGFLLLHVTGAGGASIDGARRSSSSYGSLR from the coding sequence ATGACGCGTTCCGTCGATTCCGGCGTCATTTTTTTCGCACGGCTCCTGCTTGCCGTGCTGTTCCTCTGGGGCGGCGCGATGAAGCTTCTGGGCTACGGCGAGTTCGTCGGTTATCTGAAGGGGCTCGGCGTGCCGTTCACGCAGGTCGCGGCGCCCGCGATCGTCGCGCTCGAAGCGCTCGGCGGCCTGCTGCTCGTCGTCGGGTACAAGGTGAAGCCGCTCGCGCTCGTGCTCGCGTTCTACACGCTCGCCGCCGCGCTCATCGGCCACAATTTCTGGGATGCGACCAATTCGGCTTTGCAGCGCGACATGGTCGTGCATTTCTGGAAGAACGTCGCGATCGCGGGCGGCTTCCTGCTGCTGCATGTGACGGGCGCGGGCGGCGCGAGCATCGACGGCGCGCGGCGGTCGTCGTCTTCATACGGATCGCTGCGCTGA
- a CDS encoding lactate permease LctP family transporter — MQVWNQVYLPLGGVGWSALAAGAPIILFFVSLAVLRLKGHVAGALTLALSLVIAIAVYGMPAERAFASAAYGFAYGLWPIAWIIVTAVFLYKIVVKSGQFDVIRSSIVSLTDDQRLQMLLIGFSFGAFLEGAAGFGAPVAITAALLVGLGFNPLYAAGLCLIADTAPVAFGALGIPVIVAGQVSGLDPMAVGAMAGRQLPFLSFFLPFWLVFVMDGVKGVRETWPAALVAGGSFSLVQFFTSNYIGPELPDVTSALASLVALASFLKVWQPKRAREAAGASMVAAAGGGTLALGGMPGGLGGARTMGGRQPSPYSLAQIARAWSPFVVLTVMVTIWSMKPFKALFAKGGALAFTTLQFHVPHLDKLTQKMAPVVAHPTPVPAVFNWDLLAATGTAILLSAIVSMAILNVPARTGLRTFVETLKDLKRPVLSIGLVLAFAFVENFSGMSTTLALLLAGTGAAFPFFSPLLGWIGVFLTGSDTSSNALFCSLQATTAQQIGVPSTLLVAANTTGGVAGKMISPQSIAVACAAVGLVGHEADLFRFTLRHSLFFALIVGVMTCVQAYWLTGMVVH, encoded by the coding sequence GTGCAGGTTTGGAACCAGGTCTATCTGCCGCTCGGCGGCGTCGGCTGGTCGGCGCTCGCAGCCGGCGCGCCGATCATTCTTTTCTTCGTGTCGCTCGCCGTGCTGCGGCTCAAGGGACACGTCGCGGGCGCGCTGACGCTCGCGCTTTCGCTCGTCATCGCGATTGCCGTCTACGGGATGCCCGCCGAGCGCGCGTTCGCATCGGCGGCTTACGGCTTCGCGTACGGCCTTTGGCCGATCGCATGGATCATCGTCACCGCGGTGTTCCTCTACAAGATCGTCGTGAAGAGCGGCCAGTTCGACGTCATCCGCAGCTCGATCGTGTCGCTGACCGACGATCAGCGCTTGCAGATGCTGCTGATCGGCTTTTCGTTCGGCGCGTTCCTCGAAGGCGCGGCGGGCTTCGGCGCGCCGGTCGCGATCACGGCCGCGCTGCTCGTCGGCCTCGGCTTCAATCCGCTCTACGCGGCGGGCCTCTGCCTGATCGCGGACACCGCGCCCGTCGCGTTCGGCGCGCTCGGGATTCCGGTGATCGTCGCGGGGCAGGTATCGGGCCTCGATCCGATGGCGGTCGGCGCGATGGCGGGGCGCCAGTTGCCGTTCCTGTCGTTCTTCCTGCCGTTCTGGCTCGTGTTCGTGATGGACGGCGTGAAGGGCGTGCGCGAAACGTGGCCCGCCGCGCTCGTCGCGGGCGGCAGCTTCTCGCTCGTGCAGTTCTTCACGTCGAACTACATCGGGCCCGAGCTGCCCGACGTGACGTCGGCGCTCGCGAGCCTCGTCGCGCTCGCGTCGTTCCTGAAGGTGTGGCAGCCGAAGCGCGCGCGCGAGGCCGCGGGCGCGAGCATGGTCGCCGCGGCGGGCGGCGGCACGCTCGCGTTGGGCGGCATGCCGGGCGGCCTGGGCGGCGCGCGCACGATGGGCGGCCGGCAGCCTTCGCCGTACTCGCTCGCGCAGATCGCGCGCGCGTGGTCGCCGTTCGTCGTGCTGACCGTGATGGTGACGATCTGGAGCATGAAGCCGTTCAAGGCGCTGTTCGCGAAGGGCGGCGCGCTCGCGTTCACGACGCTGCAGTTCCACGTTCCGCATCTCGACAAGCTCACGCAGAAGATGGCGCCCGTCGTCGCGCATCCGACGCCCGTGCCCGCCGTGTTCAACTGGGATCTGCTCGCGGCGACGGGCACCGCGATCCTGCTGTCGGCGATCGTATCGATGGCAATCCTGAACGTTCCGGCGCGCACCGGGCTGCGCACGTTTGTCGAGACGCTGAAGGACCTGAAGCGTCCGGTGCTGTCGATCGGTCTCGTGCTCGCGTTCGCGTTCGTCGAGAATTTTTCGGGGATGTCGACGACGCTCGCGCTGCTGCTCGCGGGCACGGGCGCCGCGTTCCCGTTCTTCTCGCCGTTGCTCGGCTGGATCGGCGTGTTCCTGACGGGCTCCGATACGTCGTCGAACGCGCTGTTCTGCTCGCTGCAGGCGACGACCGCGCAGCAGATCGGCGTGCCGAGCACGCTGCTCGTCGCGGCGAACACGACGGGCGGCGTCGCGGGCAAGATGATTTCGCCGCAGTCGATCGCGGTCGCTTGCGCGGCCGTCGGTCTCGTCGGACACGAAGCGGACCTGTTCCGCTTCACGCTCCGGCACAGCCTGTTCTTCGCGTTGATCGTCGGCGTGATGACCTGCGTGCAGGCGTACTGGCTGACGGGGATGGTCGTGCACTGA
- a CDS encoding LutC/YkgG family protein, protein MSARDDILGRIRAALGSERAQLAAQFPAPAQAKGAGASAAPNANAAFAPDASLSTASSAARGSAISLGDVDLVARFVAKAQQVSATCTRIATAAGAPAAVDAYLRDVGLAGAPLVVAAALEALPWRTHGALPGVDLRRDGLVSVTPSFAAIAETGSVMCLSSTATPTSLNFVAATHVVLVNRSAIVATMEDAWVRVRASVPALPRAVNVITGPSRTADVEQTVQVGVHGPQRVLVLICDDA, encoded by the coding sequence ATGAGCGCGCGCGACGACATTCTCGGCCGTATCCGCGCGGCGCTCGGCAGCGAGCGCGCGCAGCTTGCCGCGCAGTTTCCGGCGCCGGCGCAAGCGAAGGGCGCGGGTGCGTCCGCGGCGCCGAATGCGAATGCCGCGTTCGCCCCGGACGCCTCGCTTTCCACCGCGTCTTCCGCCGCGCGGGGCTCGGCGATTTCGCTCGGCGACGTCGATCTCGTCGCGCGCTTCGTCGCGAAGGCGCAGCAGGTGTCGGCGACGTGCACGCGTATCGCGACGGCCGCCGGCGCGCCCGCAGCCGTCGATGCCTATCTGCGCGACGTGGGCCTGGCCGGTGCGCCGCTCGTCGTCGCGGCGGCGCTCGAGGCGCTGCCGTGGCGCACGCACGGCGCGCTGCCCGGCGTCGACCTGCGGCGCGACGGGCTCGTCAGCGTGACGCCGTCGTTCGCGGCGATCGCGGAGACGGGCAGCGTCATGTGCCTGTCGTCGACGGCGACGCCGACGTCGCTCAACTTCGTCGCCGCGACGCACGTCGTGCTCGTGAATCGCAGTGCGATCGTCGCGACGATGGAGGACGCATGGGTGCGCGTGCGCGCGTCGGTCCCGGCGTTGCCGCGCGCGGTCAACGTGATCACGGGGCCGTCGCGCACCGCCGACGTCGAGCAGACCGTTCAGGTCGGCGTGCACGGGCCGCAGCGGGTTCTCGTGCTGATTTGCGACGACGCGTGA
- a CDS encoding LutB/LldF family L-lactate oxidation iron-sulfur protein, translating to MSAQPSATTTFKARASAALHDAQLQEALGMLGEGWIEKRRRVVSLLPEFELLRERAKAVKDHVLANLDTYLERYEAAVTRAGGVVHWANDAAGAREIVLKICRDANAKTITRGKSMVGEEIGLPAALEGAGMEVVETDLGEYIVQLAHEGPSHIVFPALHKTIGQVTELFAEHHSAAQYDGPRETVADVVGEARKVLRDKFFVADVGITGANYLVAETGSNVICTNEGNGDLTSTLSRVHIVTAGIERVVPTLDDVALFVRLLGRSATGQEITSYTTFSTGPKRGDDLDGPREYHVVLVDNGRTRMLAGEFRDMLRCIRCGACMNHCPVYGAVGGHAYGWVYPGPMGAVLTPLLQGIEHDTDLPNACTLNGRCAAVCPVKIPLPTLLKKLRGMQFDARLTAPGTRFLLRAFGAVARRPALYHWLTRVGARVLRGLGGKRGSIASVPFASGWTDSRELPKPPPRTFFETWDATRTNQPEVRR from the coding sequence ATGAGCGCGCAACCTTCCGCGACGACGACGTTCAAGGCGCGCGCGAGCGCCGCGCTGCACGATGCGCAGCTCCAGGAAGCGCTCGGGATGCTCGGCGAAGGCTGGATCGAGAAGCGGCGGCGCGTCGTGTCGCTGCTGCCGGAGTTCGAACTGCTGCGCGAGCGCGCGAAGGCGGTGAAGGACCACGTGCTCGCGAATCTCGACACATATCTCGAACGCTATGAAGCGGCCGTCACGCGCGCGGGCGGTGTCGTCCACTGGGCGAACGACGCGGCCGGCGCGCGCGAGATCGTGCTGAAGATCTGCCGCGACGCGAACGCGAAGACCATCACGCGCGGCAAGTCGATGGTCGGCGAGGAGATCGGGCTGCCCGCCGCGCTCGAGGGCGCGGGGATGGAGGTCGTCGAAACCGATCTCGGCGAATACATCGTGCAGCTCGCGCACGAAGGGCCGAGCCACATCGTGTTCCCGGCGCTGCACAAGACGATCGGTCAGGTTACCGAACTGTTCGCCGAGCATCACTCGGCCGCGCAATACGACGGCCCGCGCGAGACCGTCGCGGATGTCGTCGGCGAGGCGCGCAAGGTGCTGCGCGACAAGTTCTTCGTCGCCGACGTCGGCATCACGGGCGCGAACTATCTCGTCGCCGAGACGGGCTCGAACGTGATCTGCACGAACGAAGGCAACGGCGATCTCACGTCGACGCTGTCGCGCGTGCACATCGTGACGGCGGGCATCGAACGCGTCGTGCCGACGCTCGACGATGTCGCGCTGTTCGTGCGCCTGCTCGGCCGCAGCGCGACGGGGCAGGAGATCACGTCGTACACGACGTTCAGCACGGGCCCGAAGCGCGGCGACGATCTCGACGGGCCGCGCGAGTATCACGTCGTGCTCGTCGACAACGGCCGCACGCGGATGCTCGCGGGCGAGTTCCGCGACATGCTCCGCTGCATCAGATGCGGCGCGTGCATGAACCATTGCCCGGTGTACGGCGCGGTCGGCGGGCATGCATACGGCTGGGTCTATCCGGGGCCGATGGGCGCCGTCCTCACGCCGCTCCTGCAAGGCATCGAACACGACACCGATCTGCCGAACGCGTGCACGCTGAACGGGCGCTGCGCGGCAGTGTGTCCGGTGAAGATTCCGCTGCCGACGCTGCTCAAGAAGCTGCGCGGGATGCAGTTCGACGCGCGGCTCACCGCGCCCGGCACGCGCTTCCTGCTGCGCGCGTTCGGCGCGGTCGCGCGGCGGCCGGCACTGTATCACTGGCTGACGCGCGTCGGCGCGCGCGTGCTGCGCGGCCTCGGCGGCAAGCGCGGCAGCATCGCGAGCGTACCGTTCGCCTCCGGCTGGACCGATTCGCGCGAATTGCCGAAACCGCCGCCGCGCACGTTCTTCGAGACGTGGGACGCGACGCGCACGAACCAACCGGAGGTGCGTCGATGA
- a CDS encoding (Fe-S)-binding protein, giving the protein MDQSPQTAGSSGGARETPRVGLFVTCLANLFRPSAALAAVQLLEAAGCTVDAPRAQTCCGQPALNSGDFDDVRRIARRMIDVFEGYDYVVAPSGSCIRTLRHDYPDLLANDPAWKPRAERLAARAHELTSFLTDVLGWAGPEHVAVPDCTLTYHDTCSGLRGLGIKAQPRVLLSRVEGVALKEMKDAEVCCGFGGTFCVKYPEISTKIVSDKTANVAASGATVLAGGDLGCLMNIGGRLKREGSPVRVYHVAEVLTGMNVEPICGEGE; this is encoded by the coding sequence ATGGACCAATCCCCGCAGACCGCCGGCTCGTCCGGCGGCGCCCGCGAGACGCCGCGTGTCGGACTGTTCGTCACGTGCCTCGCGAATCTCTTTCGGCCGAGCGCCGCGCTCGCCGCCGTGCAATTGCTCGAGGCGGCCGGCTGCACGGTCGACGCGCCGCGCGCGCAGACCTGCTGCGGCCAGCCGGCGCTGAACAGCGGCGATTTCGACGACGTGCGCCGCATCGCGCGCCGCATGATCGACGTGTTCGAAGGCTACGACTACGTCGTCGCGCCGTCCGGCTCGTGCATCCGCACGCTGCGCCACGACTACCCGGACCTGCTCGCGAACGATCCCGCCTGGAAGCCGCGCGCCGAGCGGCTCGCCGCGCGCGCGCACGAGCTGACGAGCTTCCTGACCGACGTGCTCGGCTGGGCGGGCCCCGAGCACGTCGCGGTGCCGGACTGCACGCTGACCTATCACGATACCTGCTCGGGCCTGCGCGGCCTCGGCATCAAGGCGCAGCCGCGCGTGCTGCTGTCGCGCGTCGAGGGCGTCGCGCTGAAGGAAATGAAGGATGCCGAAGTCTGCTGCGGCTTCGGCGGCACGTTTTGCGTGAAGTATCCGGAGATCTCGACGAAGATCGTTTCCGACAAGACCGCGAACGTCGCCGCGAGCGGCGCGACCGTGCTCGCGGGCGGCGACCTCGGCTGTCTGATGAACATCGGCGGACGGCTGAAGCGCGAAGGGAGCCCGGTGCGCGTCTATCACGTCGCCGAAGTGCTGACCGGGATGAATGTCGAGCCGATCTGCGGGGAGGGCGAATGA
- a CDS encoding FadR/GntR family transcriptional regulator — protein sequence MTFQPVESYTRVRLSDVVSDQIKSLISAGKLLPGQKLPTERELAAQLNVSRPSLREALVRLEADGFIGSVGRGGFVVADITAPVVSNPLADLLLQDPEASHDVLELRHGLETISTAYAAERATPGDLAKIKNAFDSLAGLSLKHEPGRLAEVDANFHLAIADATHNVALIHVMHGIHGLLQESMHKSHRLVNHADMMERALLEQHTEIYEAIAAKDPERARAAAERHLQYVRTLYERAA from the coding sequence ATGACGTTTCAGCCTGTCGAGTCCTATACCCGCGTGCGCCTGTCCGACGTGGTGTCCGACCAGATCAAGTCGCTCATCTCGGCCGGCAAGCTGCTGCCCGGCCAGAAGCTGCCGACCGAACGCGAGCTCGCCGCGCAGCTGAACGTGTCGCGCCCGTCGCTGCGCGAGGCGCTCGTGCGGCTCGAAGCGGACGGCTTCATCGGCTCGGTCGGGCGCGGCGGCTTCGTCGTCGCGGACATCACGGCGCCCGTCGTGTCGAACCCGCTCGCCGATCTGCTGCTGCAGGACCCCGAAGCGAGCCACGACGTGCTCGAGCTGCGGCACGGCCTCGAGACGATCTCGACCGCCTATGCGGCCGAGCGCGCGACGCCCGGCGATCTCGCGAAGATCAAGAACGCGTTCGACTCGCTCGCGGGCCTGTCGCTGAAGCACGAGCCCGGCCGGCTCGCCGAGGTCGATGCGAACTTCCACCTCGCGATCGCCGACGCGACGCACAACGTCGCGCTGATCCACGTGATGCACGGCATCCACGGGCTGCTGCAGGAATCGATGCACAAGTCGCACCGGCTCGTGAACCATGCGGACATGATGGAGCGCGCGCTCCTCGAGCAGCACACCGAAATCTACGAAGCGATCGCCGCGAAGGATCCCGAACGCGCGCGCGCCGCGGCCGAGCGGCATCTGCAGTACGTGCGGACGCTGTACGAACGGGCTGCGTGA